The genomic stretch GCGTGGACGAGACGTCGCCCGGGCTGGGAGCGCCTCGCCGCAGCACCTGGGCGCTCGCCGAGTCGAGGTCGTGATCGGTCAGCCATGGCGGCGCCGGCAGGCTCGTGGCCAGGCCCAGCAGACCGTTGCCGGGCCCGCCCGGCGCCACCGCGACAGCCTTGTTCTCCAGGGGGCGCAGCAGCTTGCCGAGGATCATCCCGGGCACGTCGGGCGCGTCGGCGGCGATCACAGCGGCCTGATCGAAACCGTCGGCCGCCGCGGCGCTCAGCACCGGCAGAAACGTCGCCGTGGGCACCTCGTACAGGCGCATCCCGGGCCAGGCGATCTCTTCGGCCAGCGTCAGATCGGCGCTCGTGGCCGCGATCGCCGCCTCGGCCTGGGCAAGCCGCGCCAGCAGGTCGACGACGTCCTCGGCCAGGGCGGCCCGCCAAGCGGTCAGATCAACGCCGGGCGGGCTCCATGTCACCGGCACCAGCAGTGCCGCTACCAGTCGGCGAGTCACTTGTCGCTGTCGTCGCCTTCGCCCTTGTCGCCCTCGTTCTTCTCGAGGTTCTCGAGCTCGCTGATGTCCCAGTCGGGGGTGCCCTGGGCGAAGACCTGCGGGTTGGCGAAGTCCTCGTCGGTCGGCAGCAGGTCGGGGTGGCCCCACAGGGCGTCGCGGCCCTGCACACCGCGGTGCTCGAGGACGGCGGACCACAGCGCGCCCGCCTCACGCAGGCGGCGCGGGCGCAGCTCGAGGCCGACGAGCGCGGCGAACGTCTGCTCGGCCGGGCCACCCGCCGCACGCCGGCGCCGGAACGCCTCGCCCAGCTGCACCACGGACGGCAACCTGTCGCCGGCCGCGCTGTCGACCACGTGGCCGACCCAGCCCTCGATCAGCGCGAGCGCCGTCTCGAGGCGGGCCAGGCTCTGCTTCTGCTGCGGCGTGTCCTCCGGCGTGAAGATGCCCTCGAGCGCCATGGCCTGCATCGACTCCGGGTCGGCGGGGTCGACGCGGCTCATCGCTTCCTCGATGGCCTCACGATTCACGGTGATGCCGTTCGCGTACGTCTCCACGGCGCTCAGCACGTGCGCGCGCAGCCACGGCACGTGCCCGAAGAGCCGCTGGTGGGCCGCCTCACGCAGGGCAACGTACAGCCGGACCTGGTCCTCGGGGATCTCCAGGCCGTCCCCGTACGCCTTGATGTTGGCCGGGACGAGGGCGGCGGTGCCGTTGGGGCCGAGCGGCAAGCCGATGTCGCCCGCCGAGAGCACCTCGGCCGCGAGCTGGCCCAGGGCCTGGCCGAGCTGCCCGCCGAAGAGCGCCCCGCCCAGGGTCGCCACCATCGACTGCATCGGGCCGAGCTGGGCCTTGGCCTCGTCGGGCACGAGATCGCCCATGGCGCCGACCATGCGGCCCGCGATCGGGTCGCACAGCTTCTTCCACACCTCGAGCGTGTTGTAGATCCACTCGTTGCGGTTCCACGCGGCGGCCACCCGGATGCCGCTGGGCAGCGCGGAGGCCGGGTCGAGCCACAGGTCGGCGAGGCGCAGCGATTCCTCGACCTGGTGGCGCTCGAACATGTTCACGGCGGGGTCACCGGCGGCGGAGAGCTGGCTCTGCGCGACCTGACGGGCGAGGTCCCAGTTCACGGGGCCACTGCCGGCCCCGGCGAACATCTGCTGCAGCTGCGCCATGAACTGCTGCATCTGCTGCGGGTCGGAGGGGTCGGGCGGCTGGGCGCCCGGCAGGGAGAAGCCGAACGGAATATCAGGCACGTGTTCAACCGTACGCGCGAAACGGCCGCTCCGGACCCATGGCGGTGTCAGCTCAGAGAGAACTCAGGCAGGGGCGATAGTCTCACGCGCATGAGACGTCGTGGTGTCACCGTAATCCTCGGCGCCCTGATCACCGCCCTGCTGGCAGTCGGTGTGATGGCCGCACCCCTGCCCTACGTGGTGCTCAAACCCGGCCCGACGGTGAACACGCTCGGCTCGGACAACGGCACCGAGGTGATCCAGGTGACGGACGCCAAGACCACGACGTCGGCCGGGCAGCTGCGCCTGACCACGGTGAACGTGCAGTCGCAGGTGGAGCTGGTGTGGGCGATCAGCAGCTGGTTCAGCTCGTCGGACGCGGTCGTCCCGCGTGAGCTGATCTACCCGCCGGACCGTACGGAGAAGCAGGTCGAACAGAAGAACGCCGAAGAGTGGACCCAGTCACAGAGCAGCGCGGTCACGGTCGCTCTGACCAAGCTGGGCTACCCGGCGCGTCCGGCCGTCAGCAAGGTCGTCGAGGGCGGCGCCGCGACCGGGATCCTGCAGAAGGACGATGTGATCACCGCGGTCGACGGCACGGCGGTCGACTCCCCGGCGAAACTGACCGAGCTGGTCCGGGCCAAGCCGGCCGGCAGCGAGCTCGCCATCTCCTACCTGCGCGGCGGCAAGGCCGCGACGGCGAAGATCACGACCAAGGCCTCCGCCGACGACAACACGCCGCGGCTGGGCATCGAGATCGGCGCCAAACAGGACGCCCCGTTCAAGGTCGAGATCGACCTCGACAAGATCGGCGGACCGAGCGCGGGGCTGATGTTCACGCTCGGGATCATGGACAAGATCAAGCCGGAGGACCTGACCGGCGGAAAGATCGTTGCGGGTACGGGAACGATCGACAACGACGGCAACGTCGGCCCGATCGGCGGGATCCCGCAGAAGCTGGTCGGCGCCAAGAAAGCCGGCGCTCAACTGTTCCTCGTGCCCAAGGGAAACTGCGCCGAGGCGCTGCGGAACTCGGTCGACGGGCTTGTGATGGCCGAGGTGGCCACCGTGGACGACGCGCTCACCGCGCTCAAGACCTTCAGCGGTGGCGGCACTCCGAAGCCCTGCTCGGCCGCGTGACAGATGACGTACTGTGAGACACCGGCCCGACTGAAATGTGGAGCCTCCGTTGGTTATGCGTAACAGCCCTCTACCGAGGATGAGCCGGCGCGGTCGCGTCACCGTCGGCGTCCTGGTCGGGGTCTTTCTTCTTTTCACGCTGCTCGGGTGGGGCATCGACGCGTACACCGATTACCTCTGGTTCAACGAGGTCGACTTCGTCAACGTCTTCTCCGGTGTTCTGCTCACCCGGCTCCTGCTGTTCCTGGTCATCGGCCTCGCGGTCGCTCTGATCATCGCAGGCAACCTCTATCTGGCGTACCGGCTGCGACCGCTGCTGCGGCCGCACTCGGCCGAACAGGCGACGCTCGAGCGCTACCGCATGATCATTGCGCCGCGCCTGGGCACCTGGATCACCGTTCTCACCGTCATCATCGGTTTCTTCGCCGGGCTCTCCGCGCAGGGCCGGTGGAAGGACTGGATACTCTTCCGCAACGGCGGCAGCTTCGGCATCCAGGACCCGGAGCACAAAGTGGACGTCGGGTGGTACGTCTTCGACTACCCGATGATGCGTTACGTGCTCGGCGTCGCCTTCACCGCCGTGGTGCTCTCGGTGCTGGGCTCGCTCGCCATGCACTACGTCTTCGGCGGCGTACGCCTGCAGGGCGTCGGCGACCGCATGACCACCGGCGCGCGGGCGCACCTGACCTCGCTGGTCGCGCTGTTCGTGCTGCTCAAGGCGGTGGCGTACGTCCTCGACCGGCGGGCCCTGCTGCTTGAGCAGCACGTCTCGCCGGGGTTGTACGGCGCGGGCTACACCGACGTCAACGCGTTGATGCCGGCCAAGGAGATCCTCGCGTACATCTCGATCGTCGTGGCGATCGCGATCATCGTGTTCTCCAACGCGGGCCTGCGCAACCTGGTATGGCCCGGCGTCTCGCTGGCCCTGCTGGCGATCTCGGCGGTAGCCATCGGCGGCATCTACCCGCTGGCCGTGCAGAACTTCTCGGTCAAGCCCAGCCTCAGCGAGAAGGAAGCGCCGTACATCCAGCGCTCCATCGACGCCACCAGGGCGGCCTTCGGGCTGGACGGCACCGAGGTCGCGCCGTACCGGGCCAACACCGTGGTCCCGCCCGGCAATCTGGCCTCCGACACCAGCGCGCAGAACGCCCGCCTGATCGACCCGCAACTCGTCTCGCAGGCGTTCACCCAGTCGCAGCAGTCCCGCGGCTTCTACGACTTCGGGGCCAAGCTCGACGTCGACCGCTACTCCATCAACAACAAGACGGCCGACTACGTGGTCGGCGTCCGTGAGATCAACGACGACAAGCTGACCACGCAGCAGCGCAACTGGCTCAACCGGCACACCGTCTACACCCACGGCTACGGCCTGGTGGCGGCGCCGGCCAACCAGTTCTGCGGCGGCCTGCCGTACTTCGTCTCCGGGTTCCTCGGCGACGACCGTTCCGGCAACTGCTCCTCGGCGACCGAAGAGATCAAGGTCAGCCAGCCGCGGGTGTACTACGGCGAGCAGTCCACCGAGTACGCGATCGTCGGCCAGGAGGACGAAAACCGCCGGGTCGAGTTCGACCGCCCGCAGGAGGACAACAACAACGCCGAGGAGCTCTACACCTACACGGGTGAGGGCGGTGTCTCGATCGGCTCGTTCTTCCGCCGGCTGGTCTTCGCGATCAAGAACACCGAGAGCAACTTCGTGCTCTCCGACGCGGTCAACTCCAAGTCCAAGCTCATGTACATCCGCGAGCCGCGCGAGCGGGTGGCCAAGGTCGCGCCGTTCCTGACGATCGACGGCGACCCGTACCCGGCGGCCGTCGACGGCCGGATCGTGTGGATCCTCGACGGCTACACCACGTCGGCGAGCTACCCGTACTCGCAGAAGATCAACCTGGCCACCGAGACGCAGGACGAGCTCACCGGTCAGGGGCAATTCGCCCTGGCCCGCGACGACGTCAACTACATGCGCAACTCGGTCAAGGCGACCGTCGACGCGTACGACGGCACGGTCAAGCTGTACGAGTTCGACGACAACGACCCGGTGCTCAAGGCGTGGAACAAGGCCTTCGGCGGCGACCTGATCGTCCCGAAGGAAGACACCCCGCCGGCCCTCGAACAGCACTTCCGTTACCCGCAGGACCTGTTCAAGGTGCAGCGCAACCTGCTCACCCGGTTCCACGTGACCGACCCGCAGGCGTTCTTCTCCGGCCAGGACTTCTGGCAGGTGCCGAACGCGCCCGACGCGCCGTCGAGCAACCAGAAGCAGCCGCCGTTCTACCTCAACGTGCAGCTGCCCGAACAGGACCAGACCCGGTTCCAGCTGACCGCCGGCGTCACACCGGCCAACCGCGAAAACCTGGCCGCGCTGATCTCGGGGTCGTACGTCGACAACAAACCCGTGATCCAGGTGCTCGAACTGCCCGACCAGACGGTCACACCAGGACCGGTCCAGGTGCACCAAAAGATGACCGCCAACGCGACCGTGCGGCAACAGATCACCCTGCTGTCGAACAACTCGCAGTCCCAGGTGCTCTACGGCAACCTGATCACCTTGCCCGTCGAAGGCGGCGTGCTCTATGTGGAGCCGGTCTACGTCAGACCCGGCAACCAGGAGAACGCGGCCCCGCAGCTGCAGAAGATCCTGATGTCCTACGGCGACGGCGGAACGTACGTCGTGCTGGCCGACAGTCTCAAACAGGGCCTCGACCAACTCGTGCAGCAGGGCAAGAACGCGCAGACCGGCAACAACAACAGCGGCAACACGGGTAACAACAGCGGCAACAACAGTGGCGGCAACACCGGCACCAACCCGCCGCCGGAAACGCTCACCGGCGAGCTGGCCGCCGCCGCGACAGCGCTCGACCAGGCCATCGCCAACGTCCGAACGGCCCAGCAGTCCGGCGACTTCGCCCGCTACGGCGAAGCGCTCAAGGCCCTCGACACCGCGATGACCAACTTCGAGAACGCCCGCAACGCCGCCGGCAGCGCCACCCCGAACCCCTCCGGCTCGGCGCCGGCGCCCAACCCAACCCCGAGCGGCTGACCGTTTGGGGCCGGTGACCCACCGTGTGCTGGGTCACCGGCCCCCGTTTTGCAGCCATCGCCCCCGTTGCGCTAGTGTTAACAGGCCGACGCGGGGTGGAGCAGCTCGGTAGCTCGCTGGGCTCATAACCCAGAGGTCGCAGGTTCAAATCCTGTCCCCGCTACGAGTCGAGAGGCCCCTGTTCGCGGAAAGCGCGAACCGGGGCCTCTTCGCGTTTTGCCTGGGGGCCGAGCCCCCAGACCCCACGTTACGGTGGTCGCTGGGGTGAGTCGTTCACGCTGGGTCCTGCGACTTCGTCGCGGTCGGGGTGGCGACTTCGTCGCGGGCCGCGGACTCCGGTGGGCGATTGTTCGGTGCGGGGGTTTGGCGTGTGCTGGTGGGGAACGTTGATGTAGCGGGCCGGTCTCTTGCGCGGTGCGTGCTGTCCCTGTCGTCGTGAAGTTGCCGACGGACGGGTTGGTGTTGGGTGGGGGTACCAGGTGCGCGATACGCCGTCGCCCACCACCCTGATGTCTTTCCGGGTGTGCGGACAGCAACGGCTGCACGAGGTGCCACAACGACTCCGGGTAGTACTTGTCCACATCACTCACGCCCGTACAACGAATGATGTTCGAACTCAACAACCCCTAATGAGATGCGGTCTTAAGGTCCCCCCGGCGGTAGCCGACAAGGTCAGTAGAGGCCGACGTCGGCCAGCCGGCCGCCGGGGAGGGTGGCCAGGGCGCGTAGTGCGAGGGGACGGTCCTGTTCCCGAGCCTGGGCGAGGAGCCGTTCGTCGTCTTCGAGGTCGGCGAGGAATCTGAAATGGGTGCGAAGGGCTTCCGACAGCTCGGCTGCAGTGGGCGTGGGGACGGCGAGCGCTCCGATGTCCTGTTCGTCGAACTCGCCTGCGCCGCGGTCGCGGAGCCACTTCTCCGGGTTGAAGGCGGGGCCTTCGTGGCCTTGCTTCCAGAAGGTGTCGCCGGCGTGGAGGCCGTTGGCGTCGACCCAGATTTTGAGGACGGCGAGACGGCGTACGAGGGCATGGTCCAGTTTGCCGGTGATGGGGGTGTTGGTCATGGCCCAGCGCAGGTCGTACATGTCGCGGGCGGGAGTGGCGCGATTCAGACGGGCGATCTTCTCGGCGATGTTCTCTTCGAGGCGGATCACCTGCAGTTGAGGTAGAGCAGGTAGTCCGTACCGGGTGTGAATGGGCAGGGGTTGCCATCCGCGCAGGACCGGCGGCAGCCAGGGCGGCGGATTCAAGTCGAGTTTGCTCTGCAAGGCACCGGTGTCGCCGCCGAAGCTGTGGTCGTAGGTGAGCGTCCACTTGCCGCGCCGTTCGATGACGCCGTAGCTGAAGGGGCCGACCTTGAGTCCGTCGACGGCGGCGATCAGGTTGGTGAGCGCGTCGTCGGGATCGGCGCCGATCTTCGTGCTGGAGAAGTCCAGATCGAGGGAGAAGCGCCCGGCGTTTCCCGCGTACAGCTTGCGCAGCGCGGTGCCGCCCTTGAACGTCATCGCGTCGAGGACGCCGAGCCCGTGCAGGTGGCGAAGCAGAAGGTCTTGGGCGATGTCGACAATGGCGGCGTCACGGCCTTGGGCACCGGCGCCACGCGGTGTGTGCCGGGCAATGTGTCCGACGGTCAGGTTGATGTCGTTCATGTGGCGGCTCGCAGGGTGCGGGGGTCGAAGGGGAGGCTGGTGTCGGCGACCTGCCAGGTGTTGTCGTGGCGGCGGAGATGTCCTCGCGGGCCGAACCAGGTTTTGCCGTGCAGGGGGCTCGACTCGCGGATCGCGTCGGCCAGGTCGGGTCGCATTCCCTGGAGCAGGTAGCCGGTGCGTGCGCTGGTGGCCGACGGCCGACCGGCCAGTTCGAGGGACAGCTCTTCCCAGGACAAGTCGGCGGCAAGTTCCGGGAGCCATTCGAGCGCACTCGCCCAGGAGCGCACGGCACCGGGCTTTGCCGTCATGTGTACGAGAATGCTTTCCGGAGCGAGTACCGGTACGCCGCGCTGATCCTGGTAGCGAAGGTGGGGATCGAAGACGGATGCCGCAACGCCCGCGGGTAGCTGACGCGCCAGTTCGGTCGTCGCGGCGGCGACCGCGATGTGGGTCGGCACGCGGTCGGCGAAGCCGTGCGCCCAGGCGGCGGCTTGCAAGGTCAAGGCGCACCGCGCGGAGGGTCGTTGAGCCAGGAAGGCGCGTAGGGGCATGAGCGGGTCGTTACGGGAGTAGGCACCTGCCATGGCGGCGGGTGCGAACTCCCAGACACCGCGTTGCCCGGTTGGTAGTAGCCACCCCCGCTCGCGCAGTCGCGCGGCCACGATCCGGACCGGGGTGCGCAGGCCATGGTGTTCGACGAGCTGAGCGAGTTGCTCACTCGTGACAAGCGTGGGCTGCTCGAGCTCCAGCTCTTCAAGGATACCCCCCAGCGAAGGCGGGATCGTCCGTGTCATCGGATGCGCCTCTGTATCAGGAACAGTTACTAACTTGACCAGATTGACACCTCCCGCTGGCAGTGTCAATTCAGCATAGTAAGTAACTGTTCACGTTACTTGGCGGACAGATACGACACCACGACCACTACCAATGGCCACCTGGGCCTTACTCCGACCGATACCGACAATCCGCCCGGCTGTCTCCAAGCTCGTCACCGACCCCAGCTCGCGGACCTTCGCCGCAGTCCAGATCGCTCGCTCCGCCACAGCCCGAGCTCCTGGTCGAGGTTCGCTCGTACCGCCGGCAACCGGGCGGCACGACAGATACCGAACAATCGCCCACCGGAGTCCGCGGCCCACGACGAAGTCGCCACCCCGACCGCGACGAAGTCGCAGGACCCAGCGCAACAAACCCACCCCAGCGACCACCGTAACGTGGGGTCTGGGGGCTCGGCCCCCAGGCAAAACGCGAAGAGGCCCCTGTTCGCGCTTTCCGCGAACAGGGGCCTCCCACCTCGTAGCGGGGACAGGATTTGAACCTGCGACCTCTGGGTTATGAGCCCAGCGAGCTACCGAGCTGCTCCACCCCGCGTCGGCGAGGACAACACTACCTTGCTTGGTCGGTGGGTGTCAGGGCGGGGCCGGGTGGTGGTTATCGGGTGAGCTCGGGGACGGGGTAGGTCACGCCGGTGAGTTGTTCGGAGACGGTCCACAGGCGCTGCTGGATGGTCTTGTTGTGGGAGGCGGGGCTGGATGTGACCTGCTTGGGGTAGCCGCGGATTTGGAGGAGGTTGCCGGGGCCGTAGTACTGGCCGCCGGTGACGTTCGGGTCGGTGGCGGCGCGCAGGGTGGGTAGGGCGCCCATTTCGGCGTTCTGGGTGAGCAGGGTCGCGAGCCAGGTGATCGGGAGGCGTACGGCGGTCGGGGTGTGGCGTATGAGTTCGGTGTTGGACACGCCGGGGTGGGCGGCGACCGCGATGGTGGCGCCGTGGGGTGTGAGGCGGCGCTGCAGTTCGTACGTGAACATCAGGTTGGCGAGTTTGGACTGGCCGTAGGCGGCGACGCGGCTGTAGGCGTGTTCCCACTGCAGGTCGTCGAAGTGGATGTCGGCGCGGATGCGGTGGCCGCCGCTGCTGACGGTGACGACGCGGGAGCCGGGGACGGGCAGGAGCCTGTCGAGCAGCAGGCCGGTGAGGGCGAAGTGGCCGAGGTGGTTGGTGCCGAACTGCATTTCGAAACCGTCGGCGGTGGTCTGGCGGGGGGTGTACATCACGCCGGCGTTGTTGATGAGCAGGTCGATGCGGGGGTGGGCGGCGCGCAGGTCGGCGGCCGCTGAGCGGATGGATGCGAGCGAGGTCAGGTCGAGGGCTTGGACGGTGACGTCGCCGTTGATGCGGGCCGCGGCTTGCCGGCCTTTTTCGATGTTGCGGACGGCCAGGACCACTGTTGCCCCGTGTTCGGCGAGCGCTCGGGCGGTTTCGTATCCCAGCCCGGTGTTGGCGCCGGTCACGATCGCCACGCGGCCGCTCTGGTCGGGGATGTTCTGTTCGCTCCACTTGCCGCTCACGATGATCTCCTAAGGAACCGTCGGTCTTTTATGTGACCAACGTAAGAGACCAGCGGTCTGCTGTCAAGGGACCGGCGGTCTTTAAGCTAGGCTGGTGGCGTGACATTTCAGCGGGCGCGCAGCGAGGAGCAGCGGGAGATCAGGCGCAGGGCAATCCTCGACACGGCGGCGGCCATGCTCGACGAGATGCCCGTGGCCGAGGTGAGCCTCAACGAGCTCAGCCGGCGGGTGGGCCTGGCCAAGTCGAACGTGCTGCGGTATTTCGAGTCGCGTGAAGCCGTCCTGCTCGAGCTGCTGGACGTCTTCCTCGGGGAGTGGCTCGCCGAGCTGGCCACCGAGCTGGCCGCCGGTGTCGAGGCCCGGGCGTCCGTCGAGAAGCGGGCGGATCAGGTGGCTGACATCCTCAGCCGGTCCCTGGCGGAGCGGACGGTGCTGTGCGACCTCTTCGGCGCGCAGGGTGGCGTCCTCGAGCACAACGTCTCGGTCGAGGTGGTCAAGCGGCACAAGCGTGCCTCGCTGGGCAGGCTCGCCGACATGGCCGGCCTGCTGCGCCGTCATCTGCCCGAGCTCGGCGACGACGCGCCGGTGCTGTGTCTGATCATTCTGGTTTCGGCGGGCGCTCTTTCGGCGTACGTGCCGCCGCCGCCCAGCGTTCTCGCGGCCTATGCGGACGAGCCGGCCCTTGCCGTGTACAACCTTGAACCCCGTGACGGCCTGCGCCTCGCCTTCACCGCCATGCTCGTCGGCGTGCTGCCACGAACCTGACCAATTCCCCGTAAGGGGCACCGGGCGTCAAAGCCTTTCCCTGTACGCGGCACCAGGCGCTCGACCCTTCCCCGTACACGGCACTGGGCGTCAGGGCCGCTTTCCCGTACGCGGCAACGGGGCGCGGAGCCTTTCCCGTACGCGGCAACGGGGTGCCCGCGTACGGGAAAGCGCTCTTGTCAGCGGTTGGT from Paractinoplanes brasiliensis encodes the following:
- a CDS encoding UPF0182 family membrane protein, whose translation is MSRRGRVTVGVLVGVFLLFTLLGWGIDAYTDYLWFNEVDFVNVFSGVLLTRLLLFLVIGLAVALIIAGNLYLAYRLRPLLRPHSAEQATLERYRMIIAPRLGTWITVLTVIIGFFAGLSAQGRWKDWILFRNGGSFGIQDPEHKVDVGWYVFDYPMMRYVLGVAFTAVVLSVLGSLAMHYVFGGVRLQGVGDRMTTGARAHLTSLVALFVLLKAVAYVLDRRALLLEQHVSPGLYGAGYTDVNALMPAKEILAYISIVVAIAIIVFSNAGLRNLVWPGVSLALLAISAVAIGGIYPLAVQNFSVKPSLSEKEAPYIQRSIDATRAAFGLDGTEVAPYRANTVVPPGNLASDTSAQNARLIDPQLVSQAFTQSQQSRGFYDFGAKLDVDRYSINNKTADYVVGVREINDDKLTTQQRNWLNRHTVYTHGYGLVAAPANQFCGGLPYFVSGFLGDDRSGNCSSATEEIKVSQPRVYYGEQSTEYAIVGQEDENRRVEFDRPQEDNNNAEELYTYTGEGGVSIGSFFRRLVFAIKNTESNFVLSDAVNSKSKLMYIREPRERVAKVAPFLTIDGDPYPAAVDGRIVWILDGYTTSASYPYSQKINLATETQDELTGQGQFALARDDVNYMRNSVKATVDAYDGTVKLYEFDDNDPVLKAWNKAFGGDLIVPKEDTPPALEQHFRYPQDLFKVQRNLLTRFHVTDPQAFFSGQDFWQVPNAPDAPSSNQKQPPFYLNVQLPEQDQTRFQLTAGVTPANRENLAALISGSYVDNKPVIQVLELPDQTVTPGPVQVHQKMTANATVRQQITLLSNNSQSQVLYGNLITLPVEGGVLYVEPVYVRPGNQENAAPQLQKILMSYGDGGTYVVLADSLKQGLDQLVQQGKNAQTGNNNSGNTGNNSGNNSGGNTGTNPPPETLTGELAAAATALDQAIANVRTAQQSGDFARYGEALKALDTAMTNFENARNAAGSATPNPSGSAPAPNPTPSG
- a CDS encoding nucleotidyl transferase AbiEii/AbiGii toxin family protein — encoded protein: MNDINLTVGHIARHTPRGAGAQGRDAAIVDIAQDLLLRHLHGLGVLDAMTFKGGTALRKLYAGNAGRFSLDLDFSSTKIGADPDDALTNLIAAVDGLKVGPFSYGVIERRGKWTLTYDHSFGGDTGALQSKLDLNPPPWLPPVLRGWQPLPIHTRYGLPALPQLQVIRLEENIAEKIARLNRATPARDMYDLRWAMTNTPITGKLDHALVRRLAVLKIWVDANGLHAGDTFWKQGHEGPAFNPEKWLRDRGAGEFDEQDIGALAVPTPTAAELSEALRTHFRFLADLEDDERLLAQAREQDRPLALRALATLPGGRLADVGLY
- a CDS encoding type IV toxin-antitoxin system AbiEi family antitoxin gives rise to the protein MTRTIPPSLGGILEELELEQPTLVTSEQLAQLVEHHGLRTPVRIVAARLRERGWLLPTGQRGVWEFAPAAMAGAYSRNDPLMPLRAFLAQRPSARCALTLQAAAWAHGFADRVPTHIAVAAATTELARQLPAGVAASVFDPHLRYQDQRGVPVLAPESILVHMTAKPGAVRSWASALEWLPELAADLSWEELSLELAGRPSATSARTGYLLQGMRPDLADAIRESSPLHGKTWFGPRGHLRRHDNTWQVADTSLPFDPRTLRAAT
- a CDS encoding TetR/AcrR family transcriptional regulator codes for the protein MTFQRARSEEQREIRRRAILDTAAAMLDEMPVAEVSLNELSRRVGLAKSNVLRYFESREAVLLELLDVFLGEWLAELATELAAGVEARASVEKRADQVADILSRSLAERTVLCDLFGAQGGVLEHNVSVEVVKRHKRASLGRLADMAGLLRRHLPELGDDAPVLCLIILVSAGALSAYVPPPPSVLAAYADEPALAVYNLEPRDGLRLAFTAMLVGVLPRT
- a CDS encoding zinc-dependent metalloprotease; translation: MPDIPFGFSLPGAQPPDPSDPQQMQQFMAQLQQMFAGAGSGPVNWDLARQVAQSQLSAAGDPAVNMFERHQVEESLRLADLWLDPASALPSGIRVAAAWNRNEWIYNTLEVWKKLCDPIAGRMVGAMGDLVPDEAKAQLGPMQSMVATLGGALFGGQLGQALGQLAAEVLSAGDIGLPLGPNGTAALVPANIKAYGDGLEIPEDQVRLYVALREAAHQRLFGHVPWLRAHVLSAVETYANGITVNREAIEEAMSRVDPADPESMQAMALEGIFTPEDTPQQKQSLARLETALALIEGWVGHVVDSAAGDRLPSVVQLGEAFRRRRAAGGPAEQTFAALVGLELRPRRLREAGALWSAVLEHRGVQGRDALWGHPDLLPTDEDFANPQVFAQGTPDWDISELENLEKNEGDKGEGDDSDK
- a CDS encoding SDR family NAD(P)-dependent oxidoreductase, with the translated sequence MSGKWSEQNIPDQSGRVAIVTGANTGLGYETARALAEHGATVVLAVRNIEKGRQAAARINGDVTVQALDLTSLASIRSAAADLRAAHPRIDLLINNAGVMYTPRQTTADGFEMQFGTNHLGHFALTGLLLDRLLPVPGSRVVTVSSGGHRIRADIHFDDLQWEHAYSRVAAYGQSKLANLMFTYELQRRLTPHGATIAVAAHPGVSNTELIRHTPTAVRLPITWLATLLTQNAEMGALPTLRAATDPNVTGGQYYGPGNLLQIRGYPKQVTSSPASHNKTIQQRLWTVSEQLTGVTYPVPELTR
- a CDS encoding YlbL family protein; translation: MRRRGVTVILGALITALLAVGVMAAPLPYVVLKPGPTVNTLGSDNGTEVIQVTDAKTTTSAGQLRLTTVNVQSQVELVWAISSWFSSSDAVVPRELIYPPDRTEKQVEQKNAEEWTQSQSSAVTVALTKLGYPARPAVSKVVEGGAATGILQKDDVITAVDGTAVDSPAKLTELVRAKPAGSELAISYLRGGKAATAKITTKASADDNTPRLGIEIGAKQDAPFKVEIDLDKIGGPSAGLMFTLGIMDKIKPEDLTGGKIVAGTGTIDNDGNVGPIGGIPQKLVGAKKAGAQLFLVPKGNCAEALRNSVDGLVMAEVATVDDALTALKTFSGGGTPKPCSAA